Proteins from a genomic interval of Collinsella sp. zg1085:
- a CDS encoding LCP family protein, with protein MARKPIQQMRYASGAASRIYSRENVERYSQRARERRRGRVMRRVITTTIVLLFVLGGSALALNIAKSIINGSLHGDAGYLNGLVGVLTDNNAAKDPFNILLLGTDGRPGEDTFRSDSIILAHVDPVKKTAALISIPRDTKVEYKGSTMKINETHAYGGPEAVVTAVKDLCGVDISYYAEVSFTGMVNLVDAVGGIDLTIPEGDAVDDPDAGDVPVPSGDQHLNGEMALVFSRARHQFGDGDYTRMRHQRMVLGALAKKILNNLDLTQVPALLDSLKEMLVTTMNVDDIIGVMTAMRGMDTNNIWSANLPSHAGSDTMINGKSYVFVYEEELKEMMALVEAGEDPKGPNSSGRKGQSTTLGDLATNSSDDWTNGAAVTAGGGHSETE; from the coding sequence ATGGCAAGAAAACCCATTCAGCAAATGCGTTATGCAAGTGGAGCTGCAAGTCGTATTTATAGCCGCGAAAATGTTGAGCGGTATTCACAGCGTGCGCGTGAGCGTCGCCGCGGACGAGTTATGCGGCGTGTAATTACTACTACCATTGTGTTGCTTTTTGTTTTGGGCGGCAGCGCGCTGGCACTCAATATTGCAAAGAGCATCATTAACGGCTCACTGCATGGTGATGCAGGTTATCTCAATGGTCTGGTGGGTGTTCTTACCGATAATAATGCGGCAAAGGATCCATTTAATATTTTGTTGCTAGGCACCGATGGACGACCAGGAGAGGATACGTTTAGGTCGGATTCTATTATTCTGGCGCATGTCGATCCAGTTAAGAAAACCGCTGCTCTCATCTCAATTCCGCGCGATACTAAGGTTGAATATAAGGGCAGCACAATGAAGATTAACGAGACGCATGCTTATGGCGGTCCTGAGGCTGTCGTTACTGCGGTTAAAGATTTGTGCGGTGTTGATATTTCCTATTACGCTGAAGTGAGTTTCACGGGTATGGTGAACTTGGTTGATGCAGTTGGGGGCATAGATTTAACCATTCCTGAAGGTGACGCCGTGGACGACCCAGATGCAGGTGATGTGCCGGTTCCTTCGGGAGATCAGCATCTTAACGGTGAGATGGCGTTGGTCTTTAGCCGCGCGCGTCATCAGTTTGGCGATGGCGACTATACACGCATGCGTCACCAGCGTATGGTTTTAGGTGCACTAGCAAAGAAGATTCTTAATAATCTTGATTTGACACAGGTACCGGCATTGCTGGATTCACTGAAAGAAATGCTGGTCACCACCATGAATGTAGATGACATCATTGGCGTTATGACAGCAATGCGCGGTATGGATACCAATAATATTTGGTCGGCTAATCTTCCAAGTCACGCCGGTTCAGATACCATGATTAACGGAAAGAGCTATGTCTTTGTATATGAAGAAGAGCTCAAAGAAATGATGGCACTTGTTGAGGCTGGTGAAGATCCCAAAGGCCCCAATAGCTCTGGGCGCAAGGGTCAGTCAACAACACTGGGCGATCTTGCAACTAACAGCAGCGACGATTGGACAAATGGAGCTGCTGTTACCGCGGGCGGCGGGCATTCCGAAACCGAGTGA